The DNA window CTTGTATCTGATTTAAATGAATTTAAACATGTATTGTTTAATGTCTTCTTGTTGTAACAATAGACCTGTAATTCCGTTCCTTCCTGATCACATTGTCATGATAATACAGCTATATTTTATGCACCAAAGCGAACAGAATATTTTCCAACCAACTATAGGACTTATTAAACTACAAATGATCACCAATGAATTGCAAgatcaaaaaataaaaatatatacatcatTTTTAattgaatatacagtatatattttatGTTTTACGGCATTTTATTTTGGTGAGACTGAGAAGTAAATGAGCTCTCAGAGAGAAACTATTTCTTTCGACATAATTGAGGTTTGTTTTAACAGAGGTCTAGGGTCTAGGCTTGATGTGCTGATGCTGTGTCACCTACACCACACTGCCCAGAATGGCGCCTGAGAACTCGGGCCTCTGGAGAGTTAGCAGGGTGCATGTGAGGTTCCACAAAACAGAAGCTTCAAAACAGTTCAACAGCTTGTGGACACCTAGGAACTTTAACCGGTGCCccaacacattgactctgtacctgtaccctttgtatatagcctcgctactgttactttactgctgctctttaatgatttgttacTTATCTATTTtctacttaacacttatttttcttaaaacggcattgttggttaaattAAGGgcttttcactgtaaggtctacatcaaatcaaatcaaatgtatttatatagcccttcttacatcagctgatataacaaagtgctgtacagaaacccagcctaaaaccccaaacagcaaacaatgcaggtgtagaagcatgaatacatctgttgtattcggcacatgttacaaatacaatttgatttgatctttgtaatcgttaaggacggGGGAGTTTTTGAGGATACAAAATacatggaatggagctaagcacaggcaccATCCCAGAGCTAATCAGTAAAGTCAGAGCTGGTAGGGGAAagtgggattatttaagatactctttgaagaggtagagttttagatgttttcagaagatgggcagggactcagCTGTCCTAACTTCAAGGGGAAGCTGGTTCTACCATTGGGGTGGCAGGATAGAGAGGTGCTTTGACTGTGTTGAGACTATTTGATTTCTGATAGGTGTTTATCAAGCCCTAAAAGTCACCACTTGAGGGTGTCAGAGGCACAGAAATAGATAACATTAGGCTATGTGCAAAAATACCAGACTGTGGGGCAATAGAGTCATTATGATGTTTAGTTGGTAAACAAGAGACCATTAGTCTGgttgacagtagacagtagtgaTGTGGGGAAATAATCGACACAGGTACATATCAGGATATTTTTTTTGACAATATATCGTatcattttgacatttttgcaatattatttttgctCTAGTTGTCTGTACCTGCTCCAAAACtacagtatttttccttcatagcttgttctccatcttctttttaatcAGGGAGCCAATtggttttcagcacttttatttccatgattgATCAAAACGTGTTTTCTCATGGCtctttttaattttaatttgatctttatttaactaggcagttaagaacacattcttattgatGGGGACGGGGCAGGACtccaaaaaaataaatatatatgagACACATCAAGACGTGTTTTCTCAGGCTCTTAGACAAAtttgatctttatttaactaggtagttaagaacacattcttatttatgGGGACGGGGCAGGGctccaaaaaaaaatatatatataatacaaaacacacatcaagacaagagagacaacacaacactactgaacataaagagagacctaagacaacaacataacaaggcagcaacacatgacaacacagcatgttaagcaacacaacatgacaacaacatgggggcaacacaacatggtagcaacacaacatgacaacaacatggtagcagcacaaaacatggtacaaacatattgtatcacagacaacagcatatggtgagcaatatgtttggtaTAAAAATAAACAAAGAGAGTCACACATTCTATGTATAAATTCacagtaatgtattgggtaaaaCACCAACGTTTCTGCCTCACTGTGCCTTCTTTAGGGTGACCAAAACGTTGGTGTTTTACCCAATAAatgactgggagtttatatatagagTGTGACTCTCTTTCTTTGTTTTTATAGCTTACAGTTTATTTGCAGTTAGTCAGCACCTCAACACCAAATCATTTCTCTGGGTGTTCGCACCAAAGTTATCGTGATAATATCTAATCGTGACATTCCGGGCGATTCCCAGACTTAGTGGACAGTAGAATAACGTTGTTTTATTCCattatgttctattctattattacAATGTCCATACTGATGGTTTTTCATACATTATGTGAAGCCCTTACAGAGAATAATAATGATATTTTTTACTAATTTTTACTAATGCATTTTCATGATGCAGTGATTTTGACGACGATCTCTCCCACTTTTCAGATAACTAATGTAGGTTAGGAATAATGTAGGTTAGGACACTCATGACATCAATGCTTGTGGTTGAAAAATATTCATATTACTCTTTACCCTCCTGTGACATGAACGTAAATAACCTCACGCGGTGTGGAACTGACCTTGGTTtacccatagaaatataatccattCTATTTATGTGGGTTTGCCTTGGTGGTTTACAAAAGTTAAGAAAATAGCGCGTGATTGATCTCATGAACTGAACCTTTCGGCTTTCCATAGTGGCACTCCCCTAGACTTACAAACCAATCAAAAAATCGAGAGTTTCTTTTCCCCTAAAACGTTTCAGTAAATTTAACCCGTGATGTTCGCACTCGCAAGAAGGCAGCAGTTCATTCCTGAATCTGTTTTTCTTTAGGTTGTGCTGTTGCGCACATATTTAACGGACGTGCGTCTGGTCGTTTTGGTCTTTACTAGTGGACGACATGAATCATTAATTTCGCTGAACGTCTAAATGTCAATCTAAAGGAGCCCGCAGGAGGTGAAGCGGATTCCTCTGGTCACGCTCCCGCAATTATGGCGTCCGGATATGGGTACGAATCGCGGACTATAGGCAAAGATGATGTGAACTACAGGATGCATTTCCGTATGATCAACGAGCAGCAAGTGGAGGATATTACACTGGACTTTTTCTATAAACCGCACACAATAACACTGTTAACATGCACAGTGCTCAGCTTGATGTATTTTGCATTTACAAGGTAAGTAGAGTGGCTAGCCAGTTAACTACCGGTAATTAAAACTGGCTAGCTATATGCTAACGATATTGACTGGGCCAACTGCCAGAGCACCTAAGTGTTTGTTTATGCAGTCAAAAAGTAATTACGTTCGCTAGTATTTCCGACAAATTGACATGTGTAACTAAGGTCTTTCGATGAAGTAGTTGGCTCGCTTAAGTTGTCTGGTGCGGGACTGACCATCTGGCTTCTCGTCTCTAATGAAGGAGAATGTTTAATTTGTTTGGTTTCGATGTAGCAAGTGGGCTGATTTTATTTGCTATTTGTAGCTACATTGTGTCAACGTGCCACGTTTGTATCTTTTCTATACGGTGAGGAAGGATCTCCCTTCCTGGTTCCTGGTGGTCCATTTTTATCTGCAAGATGCATCTATCAATTTCTTACATCATGGGTGCGTTCAGTTCGGTTGAACATTTGCTACGTTGCGGAACTGTTTACATTGAACGTTCTTGAACAGTACCTTTGCGCCGTTTGTTGGGTGTGGCAGGCTGTGGTTGAAGAAACGAGTTACGTATTTAAACGAGAGCGGTGCATTTTGAACTCACAACCTAACCTCTCCCGGTTTTCAACTGGTCGTTCGTACAGCACCGTTTCCACTACGTTTTTGCGTACTGAACGCAGCCCATGATGTACAGCTTGGCTGtgtccaaatggcatcctattccatgTAGCGCCCTAGTCAAAAGTATTTCACTATGTGGAATGGGGTGCCATTAGGGACAAATCCCTTATCTGCTGCTCTCATCAATAGTGGTTTATCCTCAATAACCAAATGGAATGGGGGCTGTCAGGAGTAGGTCAACCAGCACTGATGAGTGGATTATAATATCATTTCAGCCCTCTCACTGGTCTTTCATAAGTGTGATTGAAGGAGAGCACAGTACAGCAGGCTATGTGGGGACAGAGGTGGGAATAGACTTTGGGTTTCAAACCCACCTGTCCAATCAGTGCATCAGTTTTAGAACTGTTTTCATCTCAATGACTCTGAAATGTCTTAATGCTGGTTTTGGTTTGTGTTAATAATCCTTGCCTTTTTGTTATGTTAGGGATGAGACAAATGAAGACGCCAACTTGTGGGTGGGCCTCATCCTGGTCCTTTCCTTCTTCCTGGTCATCAGTGTTCTGGCCTTCCCTAACGGTAAGGACAAGGTTGTCCAAGTTGCTTCTGACATCAAATGGCATCCTTttccccctatatagtgcactactttagacctggtctctggtcaaaagtagtgcactatatagggtgctaGTGTAACCgctgtgaaatggctagctagtgcGCGGTAGTAGCGTTTGAAACggtgatgtcactcgctctgagatctTGTAGTTGTTTCCCTTACTCTGCCGTGGCTTTAGTGGAGTggtgggtaacgatgcttcgagggtgactgtgtGTTCATAAAACGTTCTGTGTGTCAGACATCTCTACATGTCATTGTACACCAGCCTTGGAACGTTAAGTGTGCACGAAGTTGTTGATTCAGTATTCAGTATTTTTGTACTCTTCTCTCTCTAGGACCATTTACCAGACCACATCCGGCGATATGGCGAATAGTTTTCGGTGAGTGACATTAAGTGACAAATATAACAATCCCTTTTTTTGTATAGGCCTAGCTTCCATTCCAGTTCACTTTGAATGAGTTTAACCATGAATTATCCACCCAATTCATGAGAGTTGGTAATCTCTCTAGGTGTCTTTCTAGGTTCCTTCCTTCTAGGGAGTGTTTCCTGGCCACTGTGCTTCTGCTTCAGttgctctttggggtttaggCTTCTTTCTGACAACtgttgatgtaaaaagggctttctaaATTGCTGAAACCAGTTCAGCCCTGATTGAATGAGATTCCACCTAATCTGTTATTGCTCTGTTATGGTCAGGTCTGAGTGTGCTGTACTTCCTGTTCCTAGTGATCTGACATCTCCCATTTATGGTCAGGTCTGAGTGTGCTGTACTTCCTGTTCCTAGTGATCTGACATCTCCCATTTATGGTCAGGTCTGAGTGTGCTGTACTTCCTGTTCCTAGTGATCTGACATCTCCCATTTATGGTCAGGTCTGAGTGTGCTGTACTTCCTGTTCCTAGTGATCTGACATCTCCCATTTATGGTCAGGTCTGAGTGTGCTGTACTTCCTGTTCCTGGTGTTCATCATCTTCCTAAACTGGGAGCAGGTGAAGAACGTCATGTACTGGCTGGACCCCAACCTGCGctacgccacccgggaggctgaCATCATGGTGAGTAAGCAGCACCCTTGCTCTCCTATCAGTCTCTGTGGTTGCATCCCAACTCGCCCTGTTCCctatggagtgcactacttttcactagagccgtggtcaaaagtagtgcactataataggggaatagagtgccatttgggacgcaccctTTCTTTACTGTCAGTTTCTGATCTCTTAGCTATCATTCTCTTGGTTAGCACATTGACCGTGGCTACTTCCTGATTCTCCACCTGAGGTGCACACTTCCCGGCATGCCTTTTAACAATTGAAACTCCCTCCAGCCAATTcttacaccaatccaatgctttttatCCATGATGGGAAGTGTGCAAGTCCACACTTTGGGGAAAAGGGTGGAGAAACAGGATAGAGCCCTCTTCTAGCACCAACACTCACTTCCTCGTGCTCTTGTTCTGATTGGCTAGTGTTGATGTCGTCTCTGGCCGCTGTGCTCTGCTTGTAGGAGTATGCAGTGAACTGTCACGTGATCACCTGGGAGCGAATCCTGAGCCACTTTGACATATTTGCCTTCAGCCATTTCTGGGGCTGGGGCATGAAGGCCCTGCTCATCCGCAGCTACGGCCTCTGTTGGACCATCAGCATCACCTGGGAGCTCACTGAGGTACACACCCcaaaccaccaacacacacaaacaccaaatGTCAGAACATTtggttaggagagtgtcagagAAGGAGTTTAGGAGAGGTATAAATGAttactcttcctctccctattttccctctcctcctcagctgTTCTTCATGCACCTGCTGCCTAACTTTGCTGAGTGCTGGTGGGACCAGCTGATCCTGGACATCCTGTTGTGTAATGGAGGAGGCATCTGGATGGGTATGACTGTCTGTCGCTTCCTGGAGATGAGGACCTACCACTGGGCCTCCATCAAGTAGGTACCCCATAACCCTACCACTGGGCCTCCATCAAGTAGATACCCATAACCCTACCACTGGGCCTCCATCAAGTAGATACCCCATAACCCTACCACTGGGCCTCCATCAAGTAGATACCCCATAACCCTACCACTGGGCCTCCATCAAGTAGATACCCATAACCCTACCACTGGGCCTCCATCAAGCAGGTACCCCATAACCCTACCACTGGGCCTCCATCAAGTAGATACCCATAACCCTATCACTGGGCCTCCATCAAGTAGctacccataaccctaaccctgtcactggGCCTCCATCAAGTAGGTACCCATAACCCTGTCACTGGGCCTCGCATCAAGTAGGTACCCATAACCCTGTCACTGGGCCTCCATCAAGTAGGTACCCATAACCCTGTCACTGGGCCTCCATCAAGTAGGTACCCATAACCCTGTCACTGGGCCTCCATCAAGTAGGTACCCATAAACCTACCACTGGGCCTTCATCAGGTACACAAAGTATATGGAGACCTGCTCAtcaaatatctcattccaaaatcatgggcataaaTTTAGTTAGCCCCTCCCCCTTTTCTGCAAATAACAGCCTCCAcaattctgggaaggctttccactagatgttggaacattgctgtggggacttgcttccattcagccatgagcATTAGTGGGGTCGGGGCCGTTggagaaacaggaaagggcctttcccaaatgTTTGCCACAAAGTTAGTAGCACGGAGTCATCTAgcatgttattgtatgctgtagctttaagatttcccttcactggaactaagaggccaagcccgaaccatgaaaaacagacccagaccattattctgtCAAACCCAGATTCTTCCGTCTTGCTGCCAGATgctgaagcgtgattcatcactccagagaacacgtttccactttTCCAGAGTCTAATGGTGGAGTGCCTTACACCACTCTAGCCGAAGTTtgacattgtgcatggtgatcttaggtttgtgtgcggcagctcggccatggaaacccatttcatgaagctcgcgacaaacagttcttgtgctgacgttgcttccagaggcagtttggaactcgttgTCAGTGtttcaaccgaggacagacaatttttatgcgcttcagcactcggcgctcctgttctgtgagcttgtgtggcctacgacttcacggctgagccgttgttgctcctagatgtttccaattcacaataacggcacttacagttgaccgggccagctctagcagggcaaaaatgtgacgaactgacttgttggaagggtggcatcttatgacgttgccatgttgaaagtcactgagctcttcagtacaggctattctactgccaatgtgtgtctatggagattgcatggctgtatgctAGATTTTATATACAGGTCAGCAAACGGGTGTAGCTGAAAATGCCGAACCTGCTAATatcaaggggtgtccacatacttttgcctATGTAGTGTAGGTCCTCGTAGCACTAACACTGGGCCTCCAGCATGTaggtcccctccctccctcgctttgCTGGCTGTGTCACAattggcacccttttccctgtaAAGAGCAGttcttttgaccaggccccatgGGGCTCTGCaatagcgtcctgtccagggggtgtacttgttgGTCAAGCTGCCTCGCGCTACCTAAACAGGAGATCTGCTTCTGGCTCATACAAGGCTACTTACTTTCTCTAGGAATTGAGTGACATTTGTTCACGTCTCAGAAACAAAACCGTATGGAAATTGACTTCCTACATTTTTACATTGACCTTTTTAGTCATTTATCAGACTTTCGGATCCAGAGGCACTTATAGTTGAGCCTTTGTTTAGTATTATCAGGTCCGTTGCCCGGTGACGAGGTGGCCTTGAATAATTTATGTAATGGCATTGTTTTCATCCTAGTTAGCTGTGTGTTACTTATGTTATTGTATGTCTATTCACAAGCCTTGTTAACTCTTCTGCcgtgtgtgtctctacctgtccagGGACATCCACACCACGACAGGGAAGATCAAACGTGCTGCGCTCCAGTTCACCCCGGCTAGCTGGACCTACGTCCGCTGGTTTGACCCCAAGTCTTCCCTGCAGCGCGTCACCGGGGTCTACCTCTTCATGATCATCTGGCAGGTATGTTCCTGGTTTCAAACGTACAACTGTCAATCTATTTCTAATGCACCCATGTCCAATAacaccctatagtgcactactttagggccctggtcaaagtctATCTGACCTGACAGCACTAGGTATATGGGGAGTTCTGGCCTGACAGGGGTTAGCTGTTAGCACTAGGTATATGCAGAGTTCTGGCCTGACAGGGGTTAGCTGTTAGCACTAGGTATATGCAGAGTTCTGGCCTGACAGGGGTTAGCTGTTAGCACTAGGTATATGCAGAGTTCTGGCCTGACGGGGTTAGCTGTTAGCGCTAGGTATATGCAGAGTTCTGGCCTGACGGGGGTTAGCTGTTAGCGCTAGGTATATGCAGAGTTCTGGCCTGACGGGGGTTAGCTGTTAGCGCTAGGTATATGCAGAGTTCTGGCCTGACGGGGGTTAGCTGTTAGCGCTAGGTATATGCAGAGTTCTGGCCTGACGGGGGTTAGCTGTTAGCGTGAGGTATATGCAGAGTTCTGGCCTGACGGGGGTTAGCTGTTAGCGCGAGGTATATGCAGAGTTCTGGCCTGACGGGGGTTAGCTGTTAGCGCGAGGTATATGCAGAGTTCTGGCCTGATGGGGTTAGCTGTTAGCGCTAGGTATATGCAGAGTTCTGGCCTGACGGGGTTAGCTGTTAGCGCTAGGTATATGCAGAGTTCTGGCCTGACGGGGTTAGCTGTTAGCGCTAGGTATATGCAGAGTTCTGGCCTGACGGGGTTAGCTGTTAGCGCTAGGTATATGCAGAGTTCTGGCCTGACGGGGTTAGCTGTTAGCGCTAGGTATATGCAGAGTTCTGGCCTGACGGGGTTAGCTGTTAGCGCCAGGTATATGCAGAGTTCTGGCCTGACGGGGGTTAGCTGTTAGCGCTAGGTATATGCAGAGTTCTGGCCTGACGGGGGTTAGCTGTTAGCGCTAGGTATATGCAGAGTTCTGGCCTGACGGGGGTTAGCTGTTAGCGCTAGGTATATGCAGAGTTCTGGCCTGACGGGGGTTAGCTGTTAGCGCTAGGTATATGCAGAGTTCTGGCCTGACGGGGGTTAGCTGTTAGCGCTAGGTATATGCAGAGTTCTGGCCTGACGGGGGTTAGCTGTTAGCGCTAGGTATATGCAGAGTTCTGGCCTGACGGGGGTTAGCTGTTAGCGCTAGGTATATGCAGAGTTCTGGCCTGACGGGGGTTAGCTGTTAGCGCTAGGTATATGCAGAGTTCTGGCCTGACGGGGGTTAGCTGTTAGCGCTAGGTATATGCAGAGTTCTGGCCTGACGGGGTTAGCTGTTAGCGCTAGGTATATGCAGAGTTCTGGCCTGATGGGGGGGTTAGCTGTTAGCGCTAGGTATATGCAAGTTCTGGCCTGACGGGGTTAGCTGTTAGCGCTAGGTATATGCAGAGTTCAGTGCTAGGTATATGCAGAGTTCTGGCCTGACGGGGGTTAGCTGTTAGCGCTAGGTATATGCAGAGTTCTGGCCTGACGGGGTTAGCTGTTAGCGCTAGGTATATGCAGAGTTCTGGCCTGACGGGGTTAGCATTGTTAGCGCTAGGTATATGCAGAGTTCTGCCTGACGGGGTTTCTGTTGGAAAGGTATCTGCAGAGTTCCCTGACGGGGGTTAGCTGTTAGCGCTAGGTATATGCAGAGTTCTGGCCTGAATGGGGTTAGCTGTTCCCAGGTATATGCAGAGTTCTGGCCAGCTGTTAGCGCTAGGTATATGCAGAGTTCTTCAGCTGTTAGCTCTATATATGCAGATTCTGGCACTGGGGTTAGCTGTTAGCGCTAGGTATAACAGGGGGGGGTTAGCTTGTTAGCAATGGAATATGCAGAGTTCTGGCCTCCCTAGCTGTTGCACAACAGTTCTGGCCTGA is part of the Oncorhynchus keta strain PuntledgeMale-10-30-2019 unplaced genomic scaffold, Oket_V2 Un_contig_363_pilon_pilon, whole genome shotgun sequence genome and encodes:
- the ptdss1a gene encoding phosphatidylserine synthase 1; this encodes MASGYGYESRTIGKDDVNYRMHFRMINEQQVEDITLDFFYKPHTITLLTCTVLSLMYFAFTRDETNEDANLWVGLILVLSFFLVISVLAFPNGPFTRPHPAIWRIVFGLSVLYFLFLVFIIFLNWEQVKNVMYWLDPNLRYATREADIMEYAVNCHVITWERILSHFDIFAFSHFWGWGMKALLIRSYGLCWTISITWELTELFFMHLLPNFAECWWDQLILDILLCNGGGIWMGMTVCRFLEMRTYHWASIKDIHTTTGKIKRAALQFTPASWTYVRWFDPKSSLQRVTGVYLFMIIWQLTELNTFFLKHIFVFPACHALSWCRILFIGIITPHRPPLFLQYYAYLTDTQCKRVGTQCWVFGAIAFLEALACIKFGMELFSKTQVLYVLLWLVCVALITFLCLYGMVWYAEIYGPKEKSYSECEDSHYNEDFVSEQRKGELHSEGEAPPTRQRGRSSGKNKSTNGLGKK